A stretch of the Ptychodera flava strain L36383 chromosome 18, AS_Pfla_20210202, whole genome shotgun sequence genome encodes the following:
- the LOC139117793 gene encoding NXPE family member 1-like, which yields MGLFQTNLSKILRPTLLVVFGMAVGTYMYIVLIEKGAYINAYAPRVALNNNTIDRAAANQHEQSSEGKADVALLQAHDVKFPYYAFNRFGMGWMGIVEEYEWSYNHLQRERVSQQKYEALMAGPDSISPTSISHSKVYLQEKKSTFKRGDFIHVIVETKDEYGNQRLRGGDFIAGVMFNNQMKTSTAGRSIDYGNGTYSVYFYAGWKGQASIDVSLSFTREGILLYDLTKYRDRRILWSANFTDGKVIEESNCTIANEGTWDNKCSYKNTWALGKTVFLCDKPKSLPCSALTNISQNLHQMEALAKQDLMDKKYLFDSLGKYRKAIFSTCPIKVNIEDFHKPLDIPVCGPDLPIPLSSGYWKNNHTFVSFVCRSQDWTPEQRFKCATDKLFFFTGDSTTDGQFGMVFTDREIMGGRVPTQKKFVALRAGHPIQSLEKIMFESDFIDTINSSMCAAHIPVVFFNYCFHYGQWSIRAYLDRVYQMKLSIIRLFERCPTAVVIAKLGHPRDNSDAIQSQHSGNYLYYDMNRMLRRVLGGIGVHFLDVWDMVAAHPDDNTVHVGRHIIIQQMNMMFSHICPQMVNSN from the exons ATGGGTCTTTTCCAAACCAACCTATCGAAGATCCTCAGACCGACTCTGCTTGTCGTATTTGGGATGGCTgttggtacatacatgtacattgtgctAATC GAAAAAGGTGCATATATTAATGCATATGCACCAAGAGTAGCTCTCAATAATAACACTATCGATAGGGCTGCTGCAAACCAACACGAACAGTCTTCAGAAGGTAAAGCAGATGTGGCTCTACTTCAAGCGCATGACGTGAAGTTCCCATACTATGCTTTCAATCGTTTTGGTATGGGATGGATGGGCATTGTTGAGGAGTATGAATGGTCTTACAACCACTTACAAAGAGAACGTGTCTCTCAACAAAAGTATGAAGCTCTGATGGCTGGTCCGGACTCAATTAGCCCGACTTCGATTTCACACTCCAA AGTATACCTGCAAGAGAAGAAGTCCACATTTAAGAGAGGTGACTTCATACACGTTATCGTAGAAACAAAAGATGAATATGGGAACCAACGTCTAAGGGGAGGAGACTTCATAGCTGGTGTAATGTTCAACAACCAGATGAAAACGAGCACTGCCGGAAGATCTATTGATTATGGTAACGGGACATACAGTGTGTACTTTTATGCGGGATGGAAGGGGCAAGCCTCCATAGACGTCTCTCTATCATTTACCAGAGAAGGCATCTTACTTTATGATCTAACAAAATACAGAGACAGACGGATTCTCTGGTCGGCAAATTTTACAGATGGCAAGGTCATCGAAGAGAGTAACTGTACAATAGCAAATGAAGGAACATGGGACAATAAATGCTCGTATAAAAACACGTGGGCTCTGGGAAAGACTGTGTTTTTGTGTGACAAACCGAAATCTTTGCCGTGCAGTGCATTGACTAATATCAGCCAAAATCTGCATCAAATGGAGGCCTTGGCTAAACAGGATTTAATGgacaagaaatatttatttgacagCCTTGG TAAATACAGAAAGGCTATATTCTCAACATGTCCAATCAAGGTTAATATAGAAG attttcacaAACCACTCGACATACCTGTCTGTGGACCTGATCTTCCCATTCCATTGTCAAGTGGTTACTGGAAAAACAACCACacatttgtttcatttgtgTGTCGAAGTCAAGACTGGACACCTGAACAAAGGTTTAAGTGTGCAACAGATAAATTGTTTTTCTTCACTGGCGATTCTACGACTGACGGGCAGTTTGGAATGGTTTTCACTGACCGAGAAATCATGGGAGGCCGCGTTCCAACACAAAAGAAATTTGTAGCATTAAGAGCGGGACATCCTATCCAGAGCcttgaaaaaatcatgtttgaAAGCGATTTCATCGATACGATTAATAGCTCCATGTGTGCAGCGCACATACCTGTAGTTTTCTTTAATTACTGCTTCCATTATGGACAATGGTCAATAAGGGCATACCTTGACAGAGTCTACCAAATGAAATTATCTATCATTAGACTTTTTGAACGATGTCCCACTGCTGTCGTCATAGCCAAGCTAGGACATCCCCGAGATAATAGTGACGCAATACAGAGTCAACATAGTGGAAACTACCTGTATTATGACATGAACAGGATGCTGCGCAGAGTTCTCGGTGGAATCGGGGTTCATTTCCTTGATGTGTGGGACATGGTTGCTGCTCATCCTGATGATAACACAGTTCATGTCGGACGTCATATTATAATTCAACAGATGAACATGATGTTTTCTCACATTTGTCCTCAAATGGTGAACAGCAATTAG